A part of Geothrix oryzae genomic DNA contains:
- a CDS encoding MFS transporter, producing the protein MKHSPAFRLRRFLNWFPLGLTYAAMYMGRYNFNIVKNDIGAWYHLDKAQMGLIASAGFWTYGLAVAFNGPLADRIGGRKAILVGSLGAALLNLAIGFMFLNGHVTQILVSMSLLWSLNMYFQSFGALSVVKVNSTWFHVQERGVFGGIFGIMISSGYFLATTIGAWLLASFRSWTVIWFVPAAAMAFMFAVDWFLVRNRPSHAGYPDFDTGDGSNAGSAEDAPLPLSDLIKKVFHNPIIVSLIFAEFCTGFVRQGVMLYFTEYLQEIYHLGKKEHLFWWTGIAFMGGGILGGLLCGWMSDKLFQSRRPPVAFFFYLVQVVMLGLLGMTLGQGTWGGQIWAVILLGLTAMFIFGVHGMLSGTASMDFGGRKAAASVAGALDGIQYIGSGLTGFGLGWILKTYGWDGVAIHGHQPAHAWVWVGSIIPFSLIGAFIMTRIWNAKAGAGAH; encoded by the coding sequence TTGAAGCACAGTCCCGCCTTTCGTCTGCGCCGGTTCCTGAACTGGTTTCCCCTGGGACTGACCTACGCGGCCATGTACATGGGCCGTTACAACTTCAACATCGTGAAGAACGACATCGGCGCCTGGTACCACCTGGACAAGGCGCAGATGGGCCTCATCGCCTCGGCGGGCTTCTGGACCTACGGCCTCGCCGTGGCCTTCAACGGCCCCCTCGCCGACCGCATCGGCGGGCGCAAGGCGATCCTCGTGGGCTCCCTGGGCGCCGCCCTCCTGAACCTGGCCATCGGGTTCATGTTCCTGAATGGGCATGTCACCCAGATCCTGGTGAGCATGAGCCTGCTCTGGAGCCTGAACATGTACTTCCAGAGCTTCGGGGCCCTGTCCGTGGTGAAGGTGAACAGCACCTGGTTCCATGTGCAGGAGCGCGGTGTCTTCGGCGGCATCTTCGGCATCATGATCAGCTCCGGCTACTTCCTGGCCACCACCATCGGGGCCTGGCTGCTCGCCAGCTTCCGCAGCTGGACGGTCATCTGGTTCGTGCCGGCCGCCGCCATGGCCTTCATGTTCGCCGTGGACTGGTTCCTGGTCCGCAATCGTCCCAGCCATGCCGGATACCCCGACTTCGACACCGGGGACGGCTCCAATGCCGGTTCCGCCGAAGATGCCCCCCTGCCTCTCAGCGACCTGATCAAGAAGGTCTTCCACAACCCCATCATCGTGTCGCTCATCTTCGCGGAGTTCTGCACGGGCTTCGTCCGCCAGGGGGTGATGCTCTACTTCACCGAATACCTGCAGGAGATCTACCACCTGGGCAAAAAGGAGCACCTCTTCTGGTGGACCGGCATCGCCTTCATGGGCGGCGGCATCCTCGGGGGCCTGCTCTGCGGGTGGATGAGCGACAAGCTGTTCCAGTCCCGGCGTCCCCCCGTGGCCTTCTTCTTCTACCTGGTGCAGGTGGTCATGCTGGGCCTGCTGGGCATGACCCTGGGCCAGGGCACCTGGGGCGGCCAGATCTGGGCCGTGATCCTGCTGGGCCTCACCGCCATGTTCATCTTCGGCGTCCACGGCATGCTCAGCGGCACCGCCAGCATGGATTTCGGTGGACGGAAGGCCGCGGCCTCGGTGGCCGGAGCCCTGGACGGCATCCAGTACATCGGGTCCGGTCTGACAGGCTTCGGCCTGGGCTGGATCCTCAAGACCTACGGCTGGGACGGCGTGGCCATCCACGGCCACCAGCCGGCCCACGCCTGGGTCTGGGTGGGCTCCATCATCCCCTTCAGCCTCATCGGCGCCTTCATCATGACCCGCATCTGGAACGCCAAGGCCGGAGCCGGGGCGCACTGA
- a CDS encoding glycine C-acetyltransferase produces the protein MNPGYLAHLNREIELLKEAGLYKTERVITSPQQPQMKANGRDVVCLCANNYLGLANHPEVIQAAKSVMDGHGFGMASVRFICGTQDIHRELELKLAAFLGFEDTQLYSSCFDANGAIFEGLLGEEDAIISDALNHASIIDGIRLCKAKRFRYANSDMADLEAQLKAADAAGARFKLVVTDGVFSMDGYIAKLAAICDLAEKYGAMVMVDDSHAVGFMGVNGRGTHEHCGVMGRVDFMTGTFGKALGGASGGYIAGKQVAIDWLRQKARPYLFSNSVAPAIVAATLKVLDLLKNSQGLIKQVHENARYFRTGMEKAGFKLLPGEHPIVPVMLYEAPLAQEFAKRLLDEGVYVIGFFFPVVPKGQARIRTQMSAAHTRADLDHAIAAFTKVGRELKVIA, from the coding sequence GTGAATCCTGGCTACCTGGCCCACCTCAACCGTGAGATCGAGCTGCTGAAGGAGGCCGGACTCTACAAGACCGAGCGCGTCATCACCTCGCCGCAGCAGCCCCAGATGAAGGCCAACGGCCGGGATGTGGTGTGCCTGTGCGCCAACAACTACCTCGGCCTGGCGAACCATCCGGAAGTCATCCAGGCCGCCAAGTCGGTGATGGATGGCCACGGCTTCGGCATGGCTTCGGTGCGGTTCATCTGCGGCACCCAGGACATCCACCGGGAACTCGAGCTCAAGCTCGCCGCCTTCCTCGGCTTCGAGGACACGCAGTTGTACTCCTCCTGCTTCGACGCCAACGGCGCCATCTTCGAGGGCCTGCTGGGGGAGGAGGACGCCATCATCAGCGACGCCCTGAACCACGCCTCCATCATCGACGGCATCCGCCTCTGCAAGGCCAAGCGCTTCCGCTACGCCAACTCGGACATGGCCGACCTGGAAGCCCAGCTGAAAGCCGCGGATGCCGCCGGGGCCCGCTTCAAGCTGGTGGTGACGGACGGCGTCTTCAGCATGGACGGCTACATCGCCAAGCTCGCGGCCATCTGCGACCTGGCAGAGAAATACGGCGCCATGGTGATGGTGGATGACAGCCACGCCGTGGGTTTCATGGGCGTGAATGGTCGCGGCACGCATGAGCACTGTGGCGTCATGGGGCGTGTGGACTTCATGACGGGCACCTTCGGCAAGGCTCTGGGTGGCGCCTCCGGTGGCTACATCGCCGGGAAGCAGGTGGCCATCGACTGGCTGCGCCAGAAGGCCCGCCCCTACCTGTTCTCGAATTCCGTGGCCCCGGCCATCGTGGCCGCCACGCTGAAGGTGCTTGACCTTCTGAAAAACAGTCAGGGCCTCATCAAGCAGGTGCATGAGAACGCCCGCTACTTCCGCACCGGCATGGAGAAGGCTGGCTTCAAGCTGCTGCCCGGCGAGCACCCCATCGTGCCCGTGATGCTGTACGAAGCGCCCCTGGCCCAGGAGTTCGCCAAGCGGCTCCTCGATGAGGGCGTCTATGTCATCGGGTTCTTCTTCCCCGTGGTGCCCAAGGGCCAGGCCCGCATCCGCACTCAGATGAGCGCCGCCCACACCCGTGCGGACCTCGATCACGCCATCGCCGCCTTCACGAAGGTGGGCCGCGAGCTGAAGGTGATCGCCTGA
- a CDS encoding PilZ domain-containing protein — translation MSVPSDQRQFPRVPIAYRVKVVTGDQILAFPSAINISLGGILVGGTERLPLGSACGVAILLEEAEAGKRIVTRGTVLRADADGMAIAFSRDLEPTSLDALRALIRSLNPEADQVFEADIKACG, via the coding sequence GTGAGCGTGCCCTCCGACCAACGACAGTTTCCCCGCGTCCCCATCGCCTACCGGGTGAAGGTGGTGACCGGCGACCAGATCCTCGCCTTCCCCTCGGCGATCAACATCAGCCTGGGCGGCATCCTGGTCGGGGGCACGGAGCGGCTTCCCCTCGGCAGCGCCTGCGGCGTGGCCATCCTCCTCGAGGAGGCCGAAGCCGGGAAGCGGATCGTGACCCGGGGCACCGTGCTCCGGGCCGACGCGGATGGCATGGCCATCGCGTTTTCCAGGGACCTCGAACCGACCAGCCTCGACGCCCTGAGAGCCCTGATCCGGTCCCTGAACCCGGAGGCGGATCAGGTCTTCGAGGCCGACATCAAGGCCTGCGGATAG
- the asnB gene encoding asparagine synthase B, with translation MCGILTILGIDPTRSNPAELRRQALAMARKIRHRGPDWSGIFADDRAILVHERLSIVDVEHGAQPLIDTLQGTVLAVNGEIYNHRDLQEELQEPHDFQTLSDCEVILYLYDEQSPKEFLNRMNGIFAFVLYDPKRETFLIARDPIGVVPLYVGWDEAGNLYAASEMKALVGHCERIREFPPGHFFLGHQADRGFQRYYEPDWADPGRVPQEPYDPVALRKALEAAVRRQLMCDVPYGVLISGGVDSSLIAAIAAQYREGRVEAGGSTPAWWPRIHSFAVGLKGAPDLGPARLVADHIGAIHHEVHFTVQEGLDALSDVIYHLETFDITTIRASTPMYLMMRKIRAMGIKMVLSGEGADEIFGGYLYFHKAPDGADLHAETVRKLQKLHLYDCARANKSSAAWGVEARVPFLDREFLDVAMRLDPSVKLPRNAAWPRPIEKFPLRKAFEGLIPDEVLWRQKEQFSDGVGYAWIDALKATAEREISDAMMQAATARFPVKTPETKEAYFYRQLFEHHFPSAAAVECVPHERSVACSTPIALAWDAAFASMADPSGRAVRDVHQQGHR, from the coding sequence ATGTGCGGCATTCTCACCATCCTCGGCATCGATCCAACCCGGTCCAATCCCGCCGAGCTCCGGCGCCAGGCTCTGGCCATGGCGCGGAAGATCCGCCATCGGGGCCCCGACTGGAGCGGCATCTTCGCCGATGACCGGGCGATCCTCGTCCACGAGCGGCTGTCCATCGTGGATGTGGAGCATGGCGCCCAGCCCCTGATCGACACCCTCCAGGGCACCGTGCTGGCGGTCAACGGGGAAATCTACAACCACCGGGACCTCCAGGAGGAGCTGCAGGAGCCCCACGACTTCCAGACCCTGTCGGACTGCGAGGTGATCCTCTACCTCTACGATGAACAGTCCCCCAAGGAGTTCCTCAACCGCATGAACGGCATCTTCGCGTTCGTCCTCTACGATCCCAAGCGGGAGACCTTCCTCATCGCCCGGGATCCCATCGGTGTGGTGCCGCTCTATGTGGGCTGGGACGAGGCCGGCAACCTGTACGCCGCCTCGGAGATGAAGGCCCTGGTGGGCCACTGCGAACGGATCCGCGAGTTCCCGCCGGGGCACTTCTTCCTGGGGCACCAGGCGGACAGGGGGTTCCAGCGCTACTACGAACCGGATTGGGCCGATCCCGGCCGGGTGCCGCAGGAACCCTATGACCCCGTGGCCCTCCGGAAGGCCCTGGAGGCCGCCGTGCGCCGCCAGCTCATGTGCGATGTGCCCTATGGCGTCCTGATCTCGGGCGGCGTGGACTCCTCGCTGATCGCCGCCATCGCCGCCCAGTACCGGGAGGGCCGGGTGGAGGCGGGCGGCAGCACCCCGGCCTGGTGGCCCCGGATCCACAGCTTCGCCGTGGGCCTGAAGGGCGCGCCGGACCTTGGCCCAGCTCGGCTGGTGGCCGACCACATCGGCGCCATCCACCACGAGGTCCACTTCACGGTGCAGGAGGGCCTGGACGCCCTCTCGGATGTGATCTACCACCTGGAGACCTTCGACATCACGACGATCCGGGCCTCCACGCCCATGTACCTCATGATGCGGAAGATCCGGGCCATGGGCATCAAGATGGTGCTGTCGGGCGAAGGGGCCGACGAGATCTTCGGCGGCTACCTCTACTTCCACAAGGCGCCGGACGGGGCCGATCTGCACGCGGAAACCGTGCGGAAGCTCCAGAAACTGCACCTCTACGACTGCGCCCGGGCCAACAAGTCCAGCGCCGCCTGGGGCGTGGAGGCCCGGGTCCCCTTCCTCGACCGCGAGTTCCTCGATGTGGCCATGCGCCTGGACCCCTCGGTGAAATTGCCCCGCAACGCCGCCTGGCCCCGCCCCATCGAGAAATTCCCCCTGCGGAAGGCTTTCGAGGGACTCATCCCGGACGAGGTGCTCTGGCGTCAGAAGGAGCAGTTCTCGGATGGGGTCGGCTATGCCTGGATCGATGCCCTCAAGGCCACCGCCGAGCGCGAGATCAGCGACGCCATGATGCAGGCCGCAACGGCCCGCTTCCCCGTGAAGACGCCCGAAACCAAGGAAGCCTACTTCTACCGCCAGCTCTTCGAGCACCACTTCCCTTCCGCCGCCGCCGTCGAGTGCGTCCCCCACGAGCGCAGCGTGGCCTGCAGCACGCCCATCGCCCTGGCTTGGGATGCGGCCTTCGCGTCCATGGCCGACCCCTCCGGGCGGGCCGTGCGCGATGTCCATCAGCAGGGCCACCGCTAG
- the tdh gene encoding L-threonine 3-dehydrogenase, producing the protein MKVLLKSKREEGIWMGEAPMPQVGPNDVLIRVHKSAICGTDVHIYNWDDWAQKTIPVPMVVGHEYFGVIEQVGAEVEGYQPGDRVSGEGHITCGHCRNCRAGKRHLCRNTVGVGVNRTGSFAEYLSIPAFNVFKVPDNVPDEVASIFDPYGNAAHTALSFDMVGEDVLITGAGPIGIMAVAIAKHVGARHVVITDVNEYRLDLARKMGATVAVNPMKKGLPEVMKDLGMTEGFDVGLEMSGNRNAFESMLEAMHHGGRVALLGILPGDCAIDWSQVIFKGLILKGIYGREMFETWYKMTAMIQSGLDITPVITHRFGIDDFQKGFDAMRSGQSGKVILDWGVK; encoded by the coding sequence ATGAAAGTCCTGTTGAAGTCCAAGCGCGAGGAAGGCATCTGGATGGGTGAGGCGCCCATGCCCCAGGTGGGGCCGAACGATGTGCTGATCCGCGTCCACAAGAGCGCGATCTGCGGCACCGATGTGCACATCTACAACTGGGACGACTGGGCCCAGAAGACCATCCCGGTGCCCATGGTGGTGGGACACGAGTACTTCGGCGTCATCGAGCAGGTGGGTGCCGAGGTGGAGGGCTACCAGCCCGGGGATCGAGTCAGCGGCGAGGGCCACATCACCTGCGGCCACTGCCGGAACTGCCGCGCGGGTAAGCGCCATCTCTGCCGCAACACCGTGGGCGTGGGGGTGAACCGCACGGGCTCCTTCGCCGAGTACCTGTCCATCCCGGCCTTCAATGTCTTCAAGGTCCCGGACAATGTGCCCGACGAGGTGGCCTCCATCTTCGATCCCTACGGCAATGCGGCCCACACGGCCCTGAGCTTCGACATGGTGGGCGAGGATGTGCTGATCACGGGCGCAGGCCCCATCGGCATCATGGCGGTGGCCATCGCCAAGCATGTGGGTGCCCGTCATGTGGTGATCACGGATGTGAATGAATACCGGCTCGACCTGGCCCGCAAGATGGGTGCCACAGTCGCCGTGAATCCCATGAAGAAGGGCCTCCCCGAGGTCATGAAGGACCTGGGCATGACCGAGGGCTTCGATGTGGGCCTGGAGATGAGCGGCAACCGCAACGCCTTCGAATCCATGCTGGAGGCCATGCACCATGGCGGCCGTGTGGCGCTGCTGGGCATCCTGCCGGGCGACTGCGCCATCGACTGGAGCCAGGTGATCTTCAAGGGCCTCATCCTGAAGGGCATCTACGGCCGCGAGATGTTCGAGACCTGGTACAAGATGACCGCCATGATCCAGAGCGGCCTGGACATCACGCCCGTGATCACGCATCGCTTTGGCATCGACGATTTCCAGAAGGGATTCGACGCCATGCGGAGTGGGCAGAGCGGGAAGGTGATCCTGGATTGGGGCGTGAAGTAG
- the udk gene encoding uridine kinase: MIDRPMLVGIVGGSGSGKTSVAAELVKRLKKKAVAALLLDMDAYYAPLEVVKGRFGDRPVNWDHPHAFDLELMASHLSAMHRGESIRKPTYDFTLSDRTGWEDPLPPGQVVILEGLLLFALPELRDQLDMKVFVDTDADIRILRRIRRDTRERGRSLESVMDQYERSVRPMHLEFVEPSKRWADLIVPTGVENRTALDVITHHICSRVLGSGGPPHV; the protein is encoded by the coding sequence ATGATCGACAGACCGATGCTGGTGGGCATCGTGGGGGGCTCCGGGAGCGGGAAGACCTCCGTGGCCGCCGAGCTGGTGAAGCGGCTCAAGAAGAAGGCCGTGGCCGCCCTCCTGCTGGACATGGATGCCTACTACGCCCCTCTCGAGGTCGTGAAGGGGCGTTTCGGGGACAGGCCCGTCAACTGGGACCACCCCCACGCCTTCGATCTGGAACTGATGGCCTCCCACCTGTCGGCGATGCATCGCGGCGAGAGCATCCGGAAGCCGACCTATGATTTCACCCTTTCGGACCGCACCGGCTGGGAGGACCCCCTGCCACCGGGCCAGGTGGTGATCCTGGAGGGGCTGCTGCTCTTCGCCTTGCCGGAGTTGCGCGATCAGCTGGACATGAAGGTCTTCGTGGATACGGACGCGGACATCCGCATCCTGCGCCGCATCCGCCGGGACACCCGGGAGCGGGGCCGCAGCCTGGAAAGCGTCATGGACCAGTACGAACGGAGCGTGAGGCCCATGCACCTGGAGTTCGTGGAACCCAGCAAGCGCTGGGCCGACCTGATCGTGCCCACGGGCGTGGAGAACCGCACGGCCCTGGATGTCATCACCCACCACATCTGCAGCCGGGTGCTCGGCTCCGGAGGGCCGCCGCATGTTTGA
- a CDS encoding rhodanese-like domain-containing protein gives MFEQGIHLSPETYRDLDGTVQRLDVREPWEYDLARIPGAVLIPLGELADRVGELDPSRPVAAYCHHGTRSLYALRFLQGAGFKDLAHLAGGIDAYSRMDPTVPRY, from the coding sequence ATGTTTGAGCAGGGCATCCACCTCTCCCCGGAGACCTACCGGGATCTCGACGGGACCGTGCAGCGGCTCGATGTCCGGGAACCATGGGAGTACGATCTCGCCCGGATTCCCGGAGCCGTCCTGATCCCTCTGGGCGAATTGGCGGACCGCGTGGGCGAGCTGGACCCCTCCCGACCCGTGGCGGCCTACTGCCACCATGGCACCCGCAGCCTCTACGCCCTGCGTTTCCTCCAGGGCGCGGGGTTCAAGGATCTGGCCCATCTCGCCGGCGGCATCGATGCCTACAGCCGCATGGATCCCACGGTGCCCCGCTACTGA
- a CDS encoding NUDIX hydrolase has protein sequence MRLLHRHPEGFDPAAAWIQESESVRQDSRLFRQIVAQRRSPHTGRQHAFYRLQGPDWVNVVAFTRGGDLLVVEQFRHGIDAPTLEIPGGGCDAGEAPAEAARRELREETGFVSDRWVALGSCTPNPATQNNRCHTFLALDCEADGALALDPAEELQVWACSWPEWEARMRRGEIHHALVLAAFQFLGLWEGWPALRQRLEL, from the coding sequence ATGCGTCTCCTCCACCGCCACCCCGAGGGCTTTGATCCCGCCGCCGCCTGGATCCAGGAGTCCGAGAGCGTGCGCCAGGATTCGCGCCTCTTCCGCCAGATCGTCGCCCAGCGCCGGAGCCCCCACACGGGGCGCCAGCACGCCTTCTACCGCCTCCAGGGCCCCGATTGGGTGAATGTGGTCGCCTTCACGCGCGGGGGCGACCTCTTGGTGGTGGAGCAGTTCCGTCACGGCATCGACGCCCCGACGCTGGAGATCCCCGGAGGGGGTTGCGATGCGGGGGAGGCTCCGGCCGAGGCTGCCCGCCGCGAACTGCGCGAGGAGACGGGCTTCGTATCGGATCGGTGGGTGGCCCTGGGCAGCTGCACCCCGAACCCCGCCACCCAGAACAACCGCTGCCACACCTTTCTGGCCCTGGATTGTGAGGCCGATGGGGCCTTGGCCCTGGATCCGGCCGAAGAGCTCCAGGTCTGGGCCTGCTCCTGGCCCGAATGGGAGGCCCGCATGCGCCGGGGGGAGATCCACCACGCCCTGGTTCTGGCGGCCTTCCAGTTCCTGGGCTTGTGGGAGGGCTGGCCCGCCCTCCGGCAGCGATTGGAACTCTGA
- a CDS encoding YajQ family cyclic di-GMP-binding protein: MASECSFDVVCKVDLDEVKNAVSQAMKEIGQRYDFKGSVSKIELKDDKILVLTSDDEVKLKAVIDVLQTKLHKRGVSIRSMEYGKIEPAAKGTVRQEVTIHQGIPVEKAKGLIKAVKDAKIKVQASIQGDQLRVSGKSRDDLQEVIALFKKDDQGLDLQFTNYRG; encoded by the coding sequence ATGGCCAGCGAATGTTCGTTTGATGTCGTCTGCAAGGTGGACCTGGACGAGGTGAAGAACGCCGTCTCCCAGGCCATGAAGGAGATCGGCCAGCGTTACGACTTCAAGGGATCGGTCTCCAAGATCGAGCTCAAGGACGACAAGATCCTCGTGCTCACCAGCGATGACGAGGTGAAGCTGAAGGCCGTCATCGATGTGCTCCAGACCAAGCTGCACAAGCGCGGCGTGAGCATCCGCAGCATGGAATACGGCAAGATCGAGCCCGCCGCCAAGGGCACGGTCCGCCAGGAGGTCACCATCCACCAGGGCATCCCGGTGGAGAAGGCCAAGGGGCTCATCAAGGCCGTGAAGGACGCGAAGATCAAGGTCCAGGCCAGCATCCAGGGCGACCAGCTCCGCGTGAGCGGCAAGAGCCGGGACGACCTGCAGGAAGTCATCGCCCTCTTCAAGAAGGACGATCAGGGATTGGACCTCCAGTTCACGAACTACCGGGGCTGA
- a CDS encoding polyprenyl synthetase family protein, with protein MSRLDLSRYFLPIAPKLAGVEAELQRILQSDVEVVQKLADHVRGGQGKRLRPALVMLSSRFCGVPNDEDVRFGAVFELIHTATLVHDDVIDHAQLRRGMPTLNRLWGNTLTVLFGDLLYLVAMNEAIAGRSWRMMEIFAEVTTRMIEGELIQNDVLFKLDTSRKDYFDIQERKTALLFSGCTETGAVLTGRNPEECIAMRQYGLEVGRAFQLVDDLLDYTATSEQLGKPAFSDLREGKLTLPMLTLLEKAPDEARSLVRTIWDRGEEVPIPEDEEAHLRALIVQHDALAETRELAVKASRNAVAHLALVQGEAATGELLREIPEALLSRSM; from the coding sequence TTGAGCCGACTCGACCTCTCCCGCTACTTCCTCCCCATCGCCCCGAAGCTGGCGGGCGTGGAGGCGGAGCTGCAGCGCATCCTCCAGAGCGATGTGGAGGTGGTCCAGAAGCTGGCGGACCATGTGCGCGGCGGACAAGGCAAGCGGCTGAGGCCGGCCCTGGTGATGCTGTCGTCCCGGTTCTGCGGCGTTCCCAACGATGAGGATGTGCGCTTCGGCGCGGTCTTCGAGCTGATCCACACGGCCACCCTGGTGCACGACGATGTCATCGACCATGCCCAGCTCCGGCGCGGCATGCCCACCCTGAACCGTCTGTGGGGCAACACCCTGACGGTGCTCTTCGGGGACCTGCTCTACCTGGTGGCCATGAACGAGGCCATCGCCGGGCGCAGCTGGCGGATGATGGAGATCTTCGCTGAGGTCACCACCCGCATGATCGAGGGTGAGCTGATCCAGAACGATGTGCTCTTCAAGCTGGACACCAGCCGGAAGGACTACTTCGACATCCAGGAGCGGAAGACGGCCCTGCTGTTCAGCGGCTGCACGGAGACCGGCGCCGTCCTCACGGGCCGGAACCCGGAGGAATGCATCGCCATGCGCCAGTACGGCCTGGAAGTGGGCCGGGCCTTCCAGCTGGTGGACGACCTCCTGGACTACACCGCCACCAGCGAGCAGCTGGGCAAGCCGGCCTTCAGCGACCTGCGTGAGGGCAAGCTCACGCTGCCCATGCTCACCCTGCTGGAGAAGGCCCCGGACGAAGCACGGTCCCTGGTCCGGACCATCTGGGACCGGGGCGAGGAAGTGCCCATTCCCGAGGATGAGGAAGCCCACCTCCGTGCCCTCATCGTCCAGCACGACGCCTTGGCCGAGACCCGGGAGCTCGCGGTGAAGGCCTCGAGGAATGCCGTGGCCCACCTGGCCCTGGTGCAGGGCGAGGCCGCCACCGGCGAGCTGCTGCGCGAGATCCCCGAAGCCCTGTTGTCGCGGAGCATGTGA
- a CDS encoding TPR end-of-group domain-containing protein, whose product MALQLGKSPRSSKAAPAKRGPVHPKARKAQAVVAVLPFLDQRPGGADSHLSEGIAEEVLQALNHLEDLQVVSRTTSFRYGGSALSPLAVGRRLHATAILAGTLRKEASLLTLKAELVEVKSGRVTWSKAYAFDRQDLFKTLDDLIACVASALHVPTFIRPRYAVDLEAYESYLRGRQAYFRFNRQGMRSAAEMYRRALDLDPDFPSAWAGLANCAAFTYIYIDRTEPQRELAESCSRKALELDPDLAEAHASRGVALSAAGLVDEAEAAFETALRLDPNLFAAAYFYARHCFANGKLERAIEYFEWAAALRPEDFQAILLVAQVYHSLGLEDEAERARRTGLALVEERLERVPEDVRARYLGANALVALGEREKGLDWARKARSMDPDDPMLLYNLGCIHALAGDPEESLDCLERAAAGGLSQKDWFIHDGDLDAIRSHPRFQALMARLGS is encoded by the coding sequence ATGGCCCTGCAACTGGGGAAGTCCCCTCGATCGTCCAAAGCGGCCCCCGCGAAAAGGGGACCGGTCCATCCCAAGGCCCGCAAAGCGCAGGCCGTGGTGGCCGTCCTCCCCTTCCTGGACCAGCGCCCGGGGGGCGCCGATTCCCACCTCAGCGAAGGCATCGCCGAGGAGGTTCTGCAGGCCCTCAACCACCTGGAGGACCTCCAGGTGGTCTCCAGGACCACCTCCTTCCGCTACGGAGGATCAGCCCTCTCTCCGCTGGCGGTGGGCCGCCGCCTGCATGCGACCGCGATCCTGGCGGGTACGCTCCGGAAGGAAGCCTCCCTTCTGACCCTGAAGGCGGAACTGGTGGAGGTGAAATCGGGCCGGGTCACCTGGTCCAAGGCCTACGCCTTCGACCGGCAGGATCTCTTCAAGACGCTGGACGACCTCATTGCCTGCGTGGCTTCGGCCCTGCATGTACCAACCTTCATCCGGCCCCGCTACGCAGTGGATCTCGAAGCCTACGAGTCCTACCTGCGGGGACGGCAGGCCTACTTCCGATTCAACCGCCAAGGCATGCGGTCCGCGGCCGAGATGTATCGACGCGCCCTGGACCTGGATCCGGATTTCCCCTCGGCTTGGGCAGGTCTGGCCAACTGCGCGGCCTTCACCTACATCTACATCGACCGCACCGAACCTCAGCGCGAGCTGGCGGAGTCCTGCAGCCGCAAGGCCCTGGAACTCGACCCCGACCTGGCCGAGGCGCACGCCTCCCGGGGCGTGGCGCTCTCGGCCGCCGGCCTGGTCGATGAGGCGGAGGCGGCCTTCGAGACCGCCCTCCGCCTGGACCCCAATCTCTTCGCGGCGGCCTACTTCTACGCGCGCCATTGCTTCGCCAACGGCAAGCTGGAACGGGCCATCGAGTACTTTGAATGGGCCGCCGCCCTCCGTCCAGAAGACTTCCAGGCCATCCTGCTCGTGGCGCAGGTCTACCACAGCCTGGGCCTGGAAGATGAGGCCGAGCGCGCCCGGAGGACCGGGCTCGCCCTGGTGGAGGAACGGCTGGAGCGGGTCCCCGAGGATGTGCGCGCCCGCTACCTGGGGGCCAATGCCCTCGTGGCCCTGGGAGAGCGGGAGAAGGGCCTGGACTGGGCCCGCAAGGCCCGGAGCATGGATCCGGACGATCCGATGCTGCTCTACAACCTGGGCTGCATCCATGCCCTCGCTGGCGATCCCGAGGAGAGCCTGGACTGCCTGGAACGGGCGGCCGCCGGAGGACTCTCCCAGAAGGACTGGTTCATCCACGACGGGGATCTGGATGCCATCCGGTCCCATCCCCGCTTCCAGGCCCTGATGGCGCGGCTGGGGAGCTGA